In Onychostoma macrolepis isolate SWU-2019 chromosome 14, ASM1243209v1, whole genome shotgun sequence, a single window of DNA contains:
- the c14hxorf65 gene encoding uncharacterized protein CXorf65 homolog has translation MFIYIKHGDNNQFLVNTNCPTVVLMKYIKTRLGFAESELIDLCDERGVLKFLFLPQNSQESSRGLLKAKESFIVCTIKRTSDGAYNSVTSLLSSVDPAVLETLQTQIDNLEKTRLKQLHIVESRMATSEEINAQALSTKTTKKRKKVTHANAPDEEVQRHTGDRKSRN, from the exons atgtttatttacattaaacatGGAG ATAATAACCAGTTCCTAGTTAACACCAACTGTCCAACTGTTGTCCTcatgaaatacataaaaaccAGGTTGGGATTTGCTGAGTCAG AGCTTATAGACCTGTGTGATGAACGAGGAGTGCTGAAATTCCTCTTCCTGCCCCAGAATTCACAGGAATCTTCTCGTGGACTGCTAAAGGCTAAAGAGTCATTCATTGTTTGCACAATTAAGC GTACATCTGATGGGGCTTATAACTCTGTCACATCACTGTTATCCAGTGTTGACCCTGCTGTATTAG AGACCCTGCAGACTCAGATTGACAATCTTGAGAAAACTCGTCTGAAGCAGCTTCATATTGTGGAGAGTCGTATGGCTACATCAGAGGAAATCAATGCTCAGGCTCTGTCCACTAAAACT ACTAAAAAGCGCAAGAAAGTTACACATGCAAATGCCCCTGATGAAGAAGTCCAGCGCCACACAGGGGACAGGAAGAGCAGGAACTGA